AGATTTTTCTCAAAAGTTACGCTTATAAACGCAAAGTTCGCAAAGCTATATCTATATAACTTTGCGAACTTTTATAAATCTTAATTTAAAAAAATTGCGAACTCTGCGTAAATACTTAGTGTGCTCTGTGGTCAAAAATAACCGCAAAGAGCGCAAGGATTTTTCTCAAAAGTTACGTTTATAAACGCAAAGTTCGCAAAGCTATGTGATAAGCTTTGCGAACTTTTATAAATCTTGCTTAAAAAATTCTTCGCGAACTTTGCGTAATTCTTCGCGCTCTTTGCGGTTAAAAAACTATTTGCTCAATTCCACAAAATACTTATAAAACAACGGAATAGTTTCAATACCTTTCAAGTAATTAAAAATTCCGAAATGTTCGTTTGGAGAGTGAATGGCATCGCTGTCTAACCCGAAGCCCATTAAGATGGTTTTGCTTTTTAATTCTTTTTCGAATAAAGCCACAATCGGAATACTTCCTCCTGAACGAACCGGAATTGCAGGAACTCCAAAAGTTTCAGTATACGCTTTGTTTGCAGCCTGATATCCGATGCTATCAATTGGTGTCACATAACCTTGACCACCGTGGTGAGGCGTTACTTTTACCGTAACTCCAGCTGGAGCAATGCTTGTAAAATGTTTTGTAAACAATTCTGTAATCTCTTCCCACTCCTGATTTGGAACCAAACGCATTGAGATTTTAGCGTAAGCTTTGCTCGCAATAACCGTTTTAGCACCTTCTCCGGTATAACCGCCCCAAATTCCGTTTACGTCTAATGTCGGACGGATTGAGTTTCTTTCGTTGGTTACATATCCTTTTTCACCGTAAACATCAGCAATGTTTAAAGCGTTTTTATATTTTTCTAGGCTGAAAGGCGCTTTTGCCATTTCGGCTCTTTCTTCTGCAGATAATTCCTGAACTTTATCGTAGAATCCTGGAATCGTAATATGATTATTTTCGTCGTGAAGAGAAGCAATCATTTTTGCCAGAATATTAATTGGGTTTGCCACAGCACCACCGTATAAACCAGAATGCAAATCACGGTTTGGTCCAGTAACTTCAACCTCAACATAACTCAAACCTCTTAAACCTGTTGTAATTGACGGCTGTTGATTAGAAATCATTCCGGTATCTGAAATAAGGATCACATCATTTTTTAGTTTTTCTTGATTGCGTTCTACGAACCAAGCCAAACTTGCAGAACCAACTTCTTCTTCTCCTTCGATCATGAATTTTACGTTACAAGGCAAAGTATTGCTTTGTACCATTAATTCAAGTGCTTTTACGTGCATGTACATCTGACCTTTGTCATCACACGCTCCACGAGCAAAAATCGCTCCTTCTGGATGAATATCTGTAGTTTTAATAACAGGTTCAAATGGTGGTGAAGTCCATAATTCTAACGGATCTGGCGGTTGTACGTCGTAGTGTCCGTAAACTAAAACCGTTGGAAGATTTGGGTCGATTATTTTTTCTCCGTAGATAATTGGGTAACCTGGAGTGTCGCAAGTTTCGACGTAATCGCATCCTGCTTTTGATAAACTTTCTTTTACAGCCTCTGCTGTGTCAATAACATCTTGAGAATATGCAGTGTCGGCACTTACCGACGGAATTTTTAATAATTCGATCAATTCATTGATAAACCGATCTTTATGTTGTTGAACGTAGGACTTAATATTTTCCATTTAAATTATTTTTATAGAAAACCAAATGTACAAAAAAGAGAATTAAAAAAAATTTTGAAAAAATGCTTTGATTATTCAAAAGTATGCCTATCTTTGCACCCACAATTCCGCGGATATGGTGAAATTGGTAGACATGCCAGACTTAGGATCTGGTGCCGCAAGGCGTGTAGGTTCGAGTCCTATTATCCGCACCAAAAAAAGCTTCTGAATATTTTTCAGAAGCTTTTTTGTTTTACGGCATATTTAAATTCTAATCTTTTTGGTATAGATCTCATTTGAGGCCGTAAAAAATTAATTTACTTTTTTGCATCAATGCCAAATAACTTCTGCAAATTTTTTAAAGTAAGCGGGCCTCCAATATGCTCAACAAACTCCTTTTCTCTTTTTACGAATTGAATACTTTTGACACCCATTGTTTTATCATAAAGAATTGTCACCATAGCTCCTTCCCAATTTTTATAATCAAAACTCTCTCCCTTTTTATACTCATCACTATTCATTGCCCTAGATACCTCATTGTAAATCTCTGTAATTTCTTCTTTTTTAAACATAAAATACCATCTTACATCACTTTTAGAAGTCCCATCTGGCATATTTAAAACATAGATTTCACCGAATCTATTCATTTTTGTAGTGCCCATATTTACCGAAATCACTTCATCTGGTTTTCTTTCTTCGGAACGTTTCATTATTTGCGCATTAAGACTAAAACACATGATCAAAACAACAGCCAATAATAATTTTTTCATTTTTTTTCATTTAAATTAATAATAGGCAAATGTAATGTAGCATAAATCGCCCATTTTACGTAAAATCGTAAAATGGGCGATTTATTAATTTCTAATAAATTTTTACTAAATACTCTATTCTATTTCAAACATTGCCCAAGGTTTCAACCTTGGGAGACAAAGATTGTCGACAATGATTGCGTTCCAATGGTTGAAACCATTGGCTATGTTTTTAACTGAAAACTTGTCATTCCGAAGAACGAGGAATAACAAATAATGAGAAAATCTTCTTTATTTCTCCATCGCCTTCTTCACAATCTCCAAAAGCTCTTCTTTGGTCATAAATAAATTCATAAAATCTTCGAGATTTCCTTCATTGGTTATTTCACTAAAAAAACCTGTGCGATCAGTACCGAATAAAGTTGGGTTTTCTGGGTTTGGGTCAGATAAAGCAATATAAAAACTATCTGGAAAACCGTAGCTTGTCGCGAGCAGAATAAAATCTGGGGTTGTGTCGTTGGTTACTTTTGTGATTTCGCTTAAATCCGTGTATTCGTCTGTGAAATCTCTATACCATTCTTTATAATCTGCAGTGCCTTCTTTGAAAGGTGTAAAAGAACTAACTTCCCAAAACATCTGTCCAAATCCTTCGGTCGTTTTGCAGAAATATTTCTGAATGAGCTTATCGTAAAAAGCTTCGTTGTTTTCTTTAAAAAGAGCTTCATTTTCATCGACGAAATCTCCAATCCCGAAAATAGGTTCTTGATCTTCAGCAGAAGCCCAAGGTGCATCTTCTGGTTTTGGATAAAGAACAGTATCAAAAGTTATAGATTGTAAATCTTCTTGAAGCGAATTTCCTTTTACATTATCGATGTTTCCGCCTAATTTTTTAATTCGTTCCAAGATTTCCTTTTTCATATTTCATTATTTTTAAATCGCGGGTAAAAATAAGATTTTTCTGAATTAATAATTTATGGATTGATGTAATTTAACTTTTATTTATCTGGTTTTCTCACCTTGACGAAAGGAGTTTTTTATCAGCATCGCCAACTGGTTGTACATATAAGAAAAAAATGTTGAAGTCTCTCCTAATTTTTGTTGGTTTGCTGTTTGGCTTCTCCTTTCGTCGAAATGAAAATCTATAATATCAATCATCTTGACGAAAGGAGATTAACATATTGGCAGCTTTTATATCATGAAAAAAAATTGTGGGGACAATTTCTATATACCAATTTGCTTTTGTTTCTCCTTTCGTCGAAATGAAAGTATTTTAATCAATCTCTAAATAAGGATCAAGAACTTCTGCCAATCGATTGAGCCAGTAAAAGTTATCATCGATATTCTTGAATTCAGATTCTATCGTTTCGCACCCGCGCATCGAACACAACGAAAGCACATAATTTACTTCTCGAATGGTTTTCGCCATATCTTTTGCATCAATTACATCAGTAAAAAAATCTTTTAGTCTGGTTTCAAGTTCTTTTGAAATATTTTCTGTAACTATTATCTTATTTTTTAAAGTCATCAAATATAATACTTTTGAGCACATAAATGTGACCTAAGCAAAAATAAATCTTAGGAATTTTGAAATATGGATATTTCACAAGAAACTTTTATTGCAAGTCTTGGCGTTCACATTAGACAATTACGAGAAAAGAAAGGCATGTCTCAACAAGATTTGGCTGATGATAGTGAAATTCGTAAAACTCAAATAGGTAGAATAGAAAGAGCTGAAATAAATACCACCATAAAAACTCTTATAAAAATCGCCAATGCTTTAGATGTTGAACCTAAAGAATTGCTTGATTTTCCTTTGAAATAAATCTTTAAATTCTAATGATCAAAACCAAAAAATTTCAACTTACCCAAAAAGAATACTTCTCATTTATTATTAGAATTTTATTAAAAAAGAGATGGTGGCTTTATGCTTTTATCATATTTCTTTCTGTTGCAATCCTTTTTAAGGACAACAAAGATTCTTCAGACACTTTTATTATTGTTTTTGGTTTTCTTTATCCGCTAATTATATTATTTCAATATTGGCGATTGACATATTCAAAAGAAAATAAGATCATTTATAAAGAAAGACAATATGAAATTTTCTCCGATAGAATTATTGCTTACATGGGAGAAATCTCAGAAGGAACAATTGACAATCAAAATTTTATAAAGACTTTCGAATTAAAAGATCTTTATCTTTTATATATTTCAAAAGGTCAATGTTTTTACTTTCCAAAAAGAATTTTCGAATCTCACGAAGATGAAAATTGGTTTAGAAATGAAGTCTTTTTAAAAATTAAGAATAAATGATTATTGCTAAAGCTGTTTGACTGAAACTTTATGAAAAAACATCTTCTAAGTTTTTTTGATGATTGGAAGAAGCCAATATTATTTTGGTTTATTTCAATCCTTCTTTTGTTATTTTCCAGCTCATTAAACAATCCGCTTATTGAAAATATCATTTTCGGATTATTTTGTCTTGCCATATTCTGTTTATTAGTTTCGGCTGTTTATCAGCTTTCCAAAAAACGATGGCTCAAAAGTCTTGTTAGTTTATTTCTATTTGGCGTAACAGTATTGATATTGATTCTGTTTTCACTCGCATCATTTTTTATAACAGACGAAACACCAGATACTTGGGCAAAAAACCTAACAATTCCAAAAAACATTCAAATAGATAATCCAGTTGATTTGGATAATTATGCAAAATTCGAAGGACAAAGACCTGACAGCATAACAAATAGAGTTGTAGAAAAAATTGACTTTCAACTTTATAATTCATTCCAACCTGGACTTTATGAATTTGATTTTTGGATAGGAAAAATTGAAAGCGGTTCCATTTATTTAAAAGTATTTGAAATTACTCATAACGAGGCTCTTTCTACTGACGATTTGCCCAGAACTAGTTCGATTCAAATTTACAATCCAACTGACAGCATAAAGAAATTTAGCACCAGTGATGATTTTACAATTTACGAAGGCGATTGGGGACAACCATACGCTGCAAGGTTTGAAGTTTGGTTCAAACCAGATAATGGAAAACAAGAAAGAAAATTATTCTCTAAAAATTATAAAATTGAAGGATGGATGAGATAAAATCAAAACGAAGAAACACACAATTGGTTATTTTGTTATTATCTAGTATTGTAATACTAACCAGCTTTATAAATTTTAGAGGTTTTCATGCTAAATTCTATAATAAAACCGGAGAGAATCTTGATTCTTTGGTAATTGCAGGAACGTTTATGGGCAGTTTAAAAAATGATGAATCAACAAAAAACATTGATTTTAAGAAATTTGGTTTTGATGGTTCAATACCATACGAAGAAATTAGCGCTAATTCGAATACTAAAAAATTAAACAATCTTCATTGGAGTTGGTGTGGCACCGAAAGAAATACAAAATCAAGAGGTTCGTATAATTTTGACATCAAAAAAGTTTTAGATGAAGACGGAAATACTTGTTTGTTTTTAGTGGAACATAACAAAAAGATATTCTGGGAGGAGAAATAAATGAAAAATCTCAAAAATCTTCATTTAACTCAGAAAATTGCAATTGCAATTCCTGTTTTATTTATTTTAAGCGGTTTGACAAAACGTTATGTCGAAAGATTTCGATTTTCAACAGATTTTCGCTGGATCTATGAATACGGAAGTAACGGTGCTTTTCTTTTAATCATATTCCTTGTTATTTTTTCTTTCGCTAATTCTATTTTGATGCTTCGAGA
This is a stretch of genomic DNA from Flavobacterium endoglycinae. It encodes these proteins:
- a CDS encoding helix-turn-helix domain-containing protein, with translation MDISQETFIASLGVHIRQLREKKGMSQQDLADDSEIRKTQIGRIERAEINTTIKTLIKIANALDVEPKELLDFPLK
- a CDS encoding dipeptidase, translating into MENIKSYVQQHKDRFINELIELLKIPSVSADTAYSQDVIDTAEAVKESLSKAGCDYVETCDTPGYPIIYGEKIIDPNLPTVLVYGHYDVQPPDPLELWTSPPFEPVIKTTDIHPEGAIFARGACDDKGQMYMHVKALELMVQSNTLPCNVKFMIEGEEEVGSASLAWFVERNQEKLKNDVILISDTGMISNQQPSITTGLRGLSYVEVEVTGPNRDLHSGLYGGAVANPINILAKMIASLHDENNHITIPGFYDKVQELSAEERAEMAKAPFSLEKYKNALNIADVYGEKGYVTNERNSIRPTLDVNGIWGGYTGEGAKTVIASKAYAKISMRLVPNQEWEEITELFTKHFTSIAPAGVTVKVTPHHGGQGYVTPIDSIGYQAANKAYTETFGVPAIPVRSGGSIPIVALFEKELKSKTILMGFGLDSDAIHSPNEHFGIFNYLKGIETIPLFYKYFVELSK
- a CDS encoding YcxB family protein yields the protein MIKTKKFQLTQKEYFSFIIRILLKKRWWLYAFIIFLSVAILFKDNKDSSDTFIIVFGFLYPLIILFQYWRLTYSKENKIIYKERQYEIFSDRIIAYMGEISEGTIDNQNFIKTFELKDLYLLYISKGQCFYFPKRIFESHEDENWFRNEVFLKIKNK